A window from Marinobacter salsuginis encodes these proteins:
- a CDS encoding xanthine dehydrogenase family protein molybdopterin-binding subunit gives MAMNRRNFLKVSAGASGSLVVSLTLPGCAGIQTGYEPDTGEWRPDAWLELTTDDEVFFTLARVEMGQGTYTGLTTLIAEELEIQPEQIKPRFAPVAPEYRNPLYKLQLTGGSTSVATSWEPLRMAGAEARQMLVMAAARVWNVEASDCRASEGRVVHPNGIDSLAYGRLVELAAKEVVRGDIALKPRSEWKYIGRERGKLDARAKSTGTAVYGIDVELPDMVYGVVTRSPRRGGRLLGFNGDQVRAMAGVLDVFEIERGVAVVADKYWRARKAQDALRIDWDFSDAVSLSTKDVFDSYRSAADEDPGESERSEGSFASAVEEGDRVVEAEYAQPYLAHATLEPMNATAWYRENRMDVWAPTQAPDLGRIAAARVTDLGPDDVTINTTFLGGGFGRRLTQDYIEEAAAVAYRIRRPVKVIWSREEDTRHDLYRPAMLHRMKASLSGGELTGWHHQIVGPQILDWYVRNAAPAQYPWAPKFMYDTLGSVGLMAEGIATPKDISAIEGAIEYPYRVANIDIRHTHTDPGIPISWWRSVGYSHNGFAVETFMDELAHEAGEDPYQFRRRLISHEPRHLEVLDRVARLANWQSTLPEGRARGLALFRSFGTYVAQVVEAGIENGTVRVYKVTCSVDCGQVVNPRIVEDQIEGGILFGLTAALYGEITLQNGEVQQSNFHDYPLMRQYERPEVVVDIVDSAEAPTGVGEPGVPPVIPALGNALFALNGKRQRSLPLKADV, from the coding sequence ATGGCGATGAACCGACGGAATTTCCTCAAGGTCAGTGCCGGTGCCTCCGGCAGTCTGGTGGTTTCACTGACGTTGCCGGGCTGTGCCGGAATCCAGACCGGCTACGAGCCGGATACCGGTGAGTGGCGGCCCGATGCCTGGCTCGAACTGACCACTGATGACGAAGTTTTCTTCACCCTGGCCCGGGTAGAAATGGGTCAGGGGACCTACACCGGGTTGACGACGCTTATTGCCGAGGAGCTGGAAATCCAGCCAGAGCAGATTAAACCCCGCTTCGCCCCGGTGGCACCCGAGTATCGAAATCCTTTGTACAAACTTCAGCTCACCGGCGGTAGCACCAGTGTTGCAACCAGTTGGGAGCCCTTGCGAATGGCGGGGGCTGAAGCCCGGCAGATGCTGGTTATGGCCGCGGCTCGGGTCTGGAACGTTGAAGCTAGCGATTGCCGGGCCAGTGAAGGGCGGGTGGTGCACCCGAACGGTATCGATTCCTTGGCCTATGGCAGGTTGGTCGAGCTGGCTGCCAAAGAAGTGGTTCGGGGTGACATTGCCCTGAAACCACGAAGCGAATGGAAGTACATCGGCAGGGAAAGGGGCAAGCTGGATGCCCGGGCCAAGTCGACGGGAACCGCGGTGTATGGGATTGATGTGGAACTTCCGGACATGGTTTATGGGGTGGTGACCAGGTCGCCCAGGCGCGGAGGCAGGCTACTGGGCTTTAACGGCGATCAGGTCCGGGCAATGGCGGGAGTGCTCGACGTTTTCGAGATCGAGCGCGGCGTTGCCGTCGTTGCCGACAAGTACTGGCGGGCCCGGAAAGCCCAGGACGCGCTCCGGATAGACTGGGATTTCTCGGATGCCGTGTCTTTGTCCACGAAGGATGTGTTTGATTCCTATCGCTCTGCCGCTGATGAGGACCCCGGGGAGTCCGAGCGCAGTGAAGGCAGTTTTGCCAGCGCTGTGGAGGAGGGTGACCGAGTAGTGGAAGCCGAGTACGCCCAGCCCTACCTCGCCCATGCTACTTTAGAGCCCATGAACGCCACGGCCTGGTATCGCGAAAACCGGATGGACGTGTGGGCGCCCACCCAGGCGCCGGACCTTGGACGGATCGCGGCGGCCAGGGTAACCGATCTCGGGCCCGACGATGTCACCATCAATACCACCTTTCTCGGCGGCGGCTTTGGCCGTCGGCTGACCCAGGACTACATAGAGGAAGCGGCGGCCGTGGCCTATCGCATCCGGCGGCCGGTTAAAGTTATCTGGTCCCGGGAAGAAGACACCCGCCATGACCTCTATCGTCCGGCGATGCTCCACCGCATGAAAGCCAGTCTGTCTGGTGGCGAGCTGACGGGCTGGCATCACCAGATCGTTGGACCGCAGATCCTGGACTGGTATGTTCGCAACGCGGCGCCTGCCCAGTATCCCTGGGCGCCGAAGTTCATGTACGACACTCTTGGCTCCGTCGGTCTGATGGCCGAGGGCATTGCCACTCCCAAAGATATCTCCGCGATCGAGGGGGCTATTGAGTACCCCTACCGGGTGGCCAATATTGATATTCGCCATACCCACACCGACCCCGGCATTCCCATTAGCTGGTGGCGGTCCGTGGGCTATTCCCACAACGGCTTTGCGGTTGAGACCTTTATGGACGAACTGGCCCACGAGGCCGGAGAAGATCCATACCAGTTTCGTCGTCGGCTGATTTCCCATGAGCCACGGCACCTGGAAGTGCTTGATCGGGTTGCCCGCCTTGCCAATTGGCAGTCCACTTTGCCAGAAGGCCGGGCCCGGGGCCTTGCATTATTCCGTAGTTTTGGCACCTATGTGGCGCAGGTGGTGGAAGCCGGAATCGAGAATGGCACGGTTCGGGTCTACAAGGTCACCTGTTCGGTGGACTGCGGCCAGGTCGTGAATCCACGAATCGTGGAGGACCAGATCGAGGGTGGCATTCTGTTCGGTCTGACGGCAGCGCTCTACGGGGAAATTACCCTGCAGAACGGTGAGGTGCAGCAGAGCAACTTCCACGATTATCCGTTGATGAGACAGTACGAGCGACCCGAGGTGGTGGTGGATATTGTTGATAGCGCCGAGGCGCCGACCGGTGTTGGTGAGCCGGGCGTGCCGCCAGTCATTCCGGCCCTGGGTAATGCGCTGTTCGCACTGAATGGTAAACGCCAGCGAAGCCTGCCGTTGAAAGCCGATGTCTGA
- the arsC gene encoding arsenate reductase (glutaredoxin) (This arsenate reductase requires both glutathione and glutaredoxin to convert arsenate to arsenite, after which the efflux transporter formed by ArsA and ArsB can extrude the arsenite from the cell, providing resistance.) yields the protein MTEPTRIFHNPRCSKSRQTLELLTERGIEPEIIRYLETPPTEQELKDILSALNLTPRELMRTKEKEYKEQGLNNPELSDEQLIAAMIATPKLIERPIVIANGKVALGRPPENVLSIL from the coding sequence ATGACAGAACCAACCCGGATTTTCCACAACCCGCGCTGCTCGAAATCCCGCCAAACCCTTGAACTGCTTACCGAACGGGGAATTGAACCGGAGATTATACGCTACCTGGAAACACCACCGACAGAGCAGGAGCTAAAGGATATTCTCAGCGCCCTGAATCTGACGCCCCGCGAGCTGATGCGTACCAAGGAAAAAGAATATAAAGAACAGGGACTGAACAACCCTGAGCTGAGCGATGAGCAATTGATCGCGGCCATGATAGCGACCCCGAAACTGATTGAACGGCCGATCGTGATCGCCAACGGCAAAGTAGCCCTTGGTCGTCCGCCAGAAAACGTTCTCTCGATTCTTTAA
- a CDS encoding DUF3080 domain-containing protein gives MPGTGFCRIVAPVLAMLLAGCDPFSDARPMMDEYVERVARVLESDPEFSDIPSASQLPRRRDRVLPMPELEMGMLDFLSLYGCELQYVVGEKTSVMGRVMQPLNRLRYEIRFIETARECLPDIEDEEFAEELTGAIDSKLESLPIAIWNATWGVEEIEKLFTLAKGYYPVAPESNPVSDLALDIDSLNAAVVRLYSEDLAVSLDFAGDVHQRWQAEFRAGQLINSALLLTARLQDGTELLRQRINGRPLCLNGQSNNQSDIVQNMFFSVYIEKIQPYMSAVNQGRAALIEPFERLAKVQKEVMPESFTAWYQRHLSQGAQSSLWRELDVAMMAHTRAWQELLGQCGLRPGA, from the coding sequence ATGCCCGGAACCGGTTTTTGCAGAATCGTTGCGCCGGTTCTCGCTATGCTTCTTGCCGGTTGCGACCCATTCTCTGATGCCCGCCCCATGATGGATGAGTATGTGGAGCGGGTCGCCCGAGTGCTGGAATCCGATCCTGAGTTTTCTGATATCCCTTCCGCAAGTCAGCTTCCCCGCCGTCGCGATCGGGTGTTGCCCATGCCCGAGCTGGAAATGGGGATGCTCGACTTTCTTTCGCTTTACGGATGTGAACTCCAGTACGTGGTTGGGGAGAAAACCTCGGTGATGGGGCGGGTGATGCAGCCCCTGAACCGTTTGCGCTATGAAATCCGGTTTATTGAAACAGCCAGGGAGTGCCTGCCGGACATAGAGGATGAAGAGTTCGCCGAAGAGCTTACCGGCGCCATCGACAGCAAGCTGGAATCCCTGCCCATTGCCATCTGGAATGCCACCTGGGGCGTTGAAGAGATCGAGAAACTGTTCACTCTGGCCAAGGGCTATTACCCGGTAGCGCCGGAGAGCAATCCGGTGTCTGATCTGGCTCTTGATATCGACAGCCTGAATGCAGCCGTTGTGCGTCTATACTCGGAGGACCTGGCGGTTTCCCTCGATTTTGCCGGCGACGTTCATCAGCGTTGGCAGGCGGAATTCCGCGCCGGCCAGTTGATCAACAGCGCACTTCTTCTGACCGCCCGGCTCCAGGATGGCACGGAATTGCTCAGGCAGAGAATCAACGGTCGGCCCCTGTGTCTTAACGGTCAGTCCAATAACCAGTCGGATATTGTGCAGAACATGTTTTTCAGTGTGTATATCGAAAAGATCCAGCCCTACATGAGCGCCGTGAATCAGGGGCGGGCTGCGCTCATTGAGCCGTTTGAGCGGCTGGCCAAAGTCCAGAAAGAGGTCATGCCGGAGAGTTTTACGGCGTGGTACCAGCGCCATCTCTCGCAGGGAGCCCAGAGCAGTCTCTGGCGGGAACTGGATGTAGCCATGATGGCGCATACCAGAGCCTGGCAGGAATTGCTGGGCCAGTGCGGGTTGCGCCCCGGCGCCTGA
- the smrA gene encoding DNA endonuclease SmrA, whose product MTTKEERLSFLEEMKDVRRIRKPNRAEVTTPRELTPGHLERQRAAVEKPLRDTNPLTSDMVEPLTAHDVLSWQRPGVQHGVFRKLRLGQYPIEARLDLHRMTVEQSRREVFRFIGDCVRYGLRSVIILHGKGERNPDGIAQLKSYLAKWLPELDDVLAFHSAQKHHGGTGAVYVMVRKSDRDKQHNREIHGSR is encoded by the coding sequence ATGACAACCAAAGAAGAGCGCCTCAGCTTCCTAGAGGAAATGAAAGACGTCCGGCGTATCCGTAAGCCCAACCGGGCGGAGGTGACAACGCCCCGCGAACTGACGCCCGGCCATCTGGAACGTCAGAGGGCGGCCGTGGAGAAACCGTTGCGGGATACCAACCCGTTGACATCCGACATGGTGGAACCGCTCACGGCTCACGATGTATTGAGCTGGCAGCGGCCGGGCGTTCAGCACGGCGTGTTCCGCAAGCTCAGGCTCGGGCAGTATCCGATCGAGGCGCGCCTCGATCTGCACCGGATGACCGTTGAGCAGTCCCGGCGTGAAGTTTTCAGGTTTATTGGCGATTGTGTCCGCTACGGATTGCGTTCGGTCATCATTCTGCATGGCAAGGGCGAGCGCAATCCCGATGGAATTGCCCAACTCAAGAGCTACCTCGCCAAGTGGCTACCGGAGCTGGACGATGTCCTGGCGTTTCATTCGGCCCAAAAACACCATGGTGGTACCGGTGCGGTTTATGTCATGGTGCGAAAAAGTGACCGGGACAAGCAGCATAATCGTGAAATCCACGGAAGCCGTTAG
- a CDS encoding XdhC family protein, translating to MSESSVAHSVATGRQMVIARMSEWLQAGQRVWLCTIVETWGSSPRPVGSWLAIAESGHWSGSVSGGCLEEDLLRRTAEDGPDHPVFVDYGITDDDRDHFQLPCGGRIRLLVEPLQGQSGLDHVNALAGALRDREPVVRRVPLNGIVALERAAVRAGKSVSFDGEQLVHVLQPECRLLLIGAGEVARYVAEFATAAEFAVTLCEPRETFASGWSYDQIPLDRRLPDDLISREFGDAWSGILALAHDPRIDDMGLLAALHSNAFYIGAMGSRKTSEARRERLASLGLDEAALGRLRAPIGVDIPSKTPAEIAISIVADLISARHHLRGAASSL from the coding sequence ATGTCTGAGTCAAGCGTCGCTCATTCGGTCGCCACGGGGCGTCAGATGGTTATTGCCAGGATGTCTGAGTGGCTGCAGGCGGGGCAGAGGGTGTGGTTGTGCACCATCGTCGAGACCTGGGGGTCCTCACCGCGTCCGGTTGGTTCCTGGCTGGCGATTGCGGAATCCGGCCACTGGAGCGGCTCGGTTTCCGGGGGTTGTCTGGAGGAGGACCTGTTGCGGCGCACGGCCGAAGACGGGCCAGATCATCCCGTCTTTGTTGATTACGGCATTACGGATGATGACCGGGATCATTTCCAACTGCCTTGCGGCGGCAGGATCCGGCTTCTTGTGGAGCCCCTTCAGGGACAGTCAGGCCTTGATCATGTTAACGCGCTTGCGGGCGCCTTGCGCGATCGTGAACCGGTGGTCCGCCGCGTCCCCCTGAATGGTATTGTGGCTCTGGAGCGCGCTGCGGTCAGGGCTGGTAAGTCTGTTAGCTTTGACGGCGAGCAGCTTGTCCACGTTCTGCAGCCTGAGTGCCGGCTGTTGTTGATTGGCGCTGGCGAGGTTGCCCGTTACGTTGCGGAATTTGCGACGGCGGCGGAATTTGCTGTAACCCTTTGCGAGCCCAGGGAAACGTTTGCCTCAGGCTGGAGCTACGATCAGATTCCTCTGGATCGCCGCCTGCCCGATGATCTGATTTCCAGAGAGTTTGGCGACGCTTGGTCAGGCATCCTGGCACTGGCTCATGATCCTCGCATAGACGATATGGGCTTGCTGGCGGCCCTTCATTCCAATGCTTTTTACATTGGCGCCATGGGGTCCCGGAAAACCTCGGAAGCAAGGCGGGAACGACTGGCCTCTCTGGGGCTCGATGAAGCTGCACTGGGAAGACTGCGAGCGCCCATCGGCGTCGATATTCCCAGCAAGACTCCGGCAGAAATTGCCATCTCCATTGTCGCCGATCTGATCTCTGCAAGGCATCATTTGCGGGGCGCCGCTTCGTCCCTATAA
- a CDS encoding methylthioribulose 1-phosphate dehydratase, giving the protein MFDVTRYAVAAEAIIEAGRFLYQQGWSPATSSNYSARVDGEHIAITVSGRHKGQLGAGDVMVVDLAGRPVQSDCRSSAETRLHTVLYEVFPEVGAVLHTHSVKATVLSRLLEAGHPLTLEGYELQKAFTGVDTHESVLTVPVFDNTQDIDALAEQTREWFREHPEQPGYLIRGHGLYTWGKTMADCLRHVEAFEFLFECELETMRVRP; this is encoded by the coding sequence GTGTTTGATGTAACCCGATACGCAGTCGCTGCAGAAGCAATAATTGAGGCCGGCCGCTTTTTGTACCAACAGGGCTGGTCACCGGCAACCAGCAGCAACTATTCCGCCCGCGTAGACGGCGAACACATTGCCATAACCGTTTCTGGCCGCCACAAGGGGCAGCTGGGTGCCGGTGATGTTATGGTCGTAGACCTGGCGGGTCGCCCGGTGCAGAGTGATTGTCGCTCCTCGGCAGAGACCCGTTTGCATACGGTGTTGTACGAGGTGTTTCCGGAGGTTGGAGCGGTCCTTCACACGCACTCGGTGAAGGCAACGGTTCTCAGCCGCTTGCTGGAAGCTGGCCATCCGCTGACACTGGAGGGCTATGAGCTTCAGAAGGCGTTTACGGGAGTCGATACCCACGAATCGGTACTGACCGTTCCGGTGTTTGACAACACCCAGGATATCGACGCGCTGGCGGAGCAGACCCGGGAATGGTTCCGGGAGCACCCCGAGCAGCCCGGGTATCTGATTCGCGGCCATGGCCTGTATACCTGGGGTAAAACCATGGCCGACTGCCTGCGCCATGTCGAGGCCTTTGAATTCCTGTTTGAATGTGAACTTGAAACCATGAGGGTCCGCCCATGA
- a CDS encoding 1,2-dihydroxy-3-keto-5-methylthiopentene dioxygenase has translation MTTLSIFDQSQPEEAHTVTENPERIRELLARHGVRYEQWPTKDLPADASQENILEAYSEEVSKLREECGFQSADVISLNPDNPQKDAFRQKFLDEHTHSEDEIRFFVRGQGLFYLHFGNEVFAVLCQKNDLISVPDGTRHWFDMGPEPAFTCIRLFTNPEGWVADFTGEDIASRLPRYEALAGAAE, from the coding sequence ATGACCACCCTGAGTATTTTTGACCAGAGCCAGCCTGAAGAGGCACACACAGTCACCGAGAACCCGGAAAGAATAAGGGAACTTCTTGCCCGTCACGGTGTGCGCTACGAGCAGTGGCCAACCAAGGATCTGCCGGCTGATGCATCCCAGGAAAACATCCTCGAAGCCTACAGCGAGGAAGTGTCGAAACTGAGAGAGGAGTGTGGTTTTCAGTCTGCGGATGTGATCAGCCTGAACCCGGACAATCCGCAGAAAGATGCATTTCGGCAAAAGTTCCTGGATGAGCACACCCACAGTGAAGACGAAATCCGTTTCTTTGTCCGTGGCCAGGGCCTGTTTTACCTGCATTTCGGCAACGAGGTGTTTGCGGTGCTTTGCCAGAAAAACGATCTGATCAGCGTGCCAGATGGCACGCGGCACTGGTTCGATATGGGGCCTGAACCGGCGTTTACCTGTATTCGCCTGTTCACCAACCCGGAAGGCTGGGTCGCCGATTTTACCGGTGAAGACATCGCCAGCAGGTTGCCCCGATACGAGGCACTGGCAGGAGCGGCGGAATGA
- the wrbA gene encoding NAD(P)H:quinone oxidoreductase, whose product MPEQLPYVLVLFYSRTGQTAELASQIGRGVARVEGIEARLRSVPPVSPDTAASLPAVPDSGAPYASKSDLANCAGLAIGSPTRFGNMAAPLKHFLDTTGDLWLGGALEGKPAGAFTSTGSLHGGQEITLMTMMMPLLHHGMVVCGLPYSEKSLGDTQTGGTPYGPSHWAGTGEQQPLSADEKALCQAFGERLARFALKLAD is encoded by the coding sequence ATGCCCGAGCAATTGCCGTACGTTCTTGTTCTTTTCTACAGCCGCACCGGCCAAACCGCAGAGCTGGCCAGCCAGATAGGACGTGGCGTGGCCCGAGTGGAAGGAATTGAAGCAAGGCTGAGGTCGGTACCGCCGGTTTCACCGGACACGGCAGCATCGCTGCCCGCTGTGCCGGACTCCGGGGCGCCCTATGCCAGCAAATCCGATCTCGCGAATTGTGCCGGCCTGGCCATCGGCAGCCCCACCCGCTTTGGTAACATGGCGGCGCCTTTGAAGCACTTCCTGGACACCACCGGCGACCTATGGCTGGGCGGCGCCCTTGAAGGCAAACCCGCCGGGGCATTCACGTCGACCGGCAGCCTTCATGGCGGACAGGAAATCACACTGATGACCATGATGATGCCACTTCTGCATCACGGCATGGTCGTCTGCGGCCTGCCCTACTCCGAGAAAAGCCTGGGGGACACACAAACCGGGGGCACTCCCTATGGCCCGAGCCATTGGGCCGGAACCGGTGAACAGCAGCCACTGAGCGCTGACGAGAAAGCATTGTGCCAGGCCTTTGGCGAGCGCCTTGCCCGATTCGCCCTGAAGCTTGCTGACTGA
- a CDS encoding (2Fe-2S)-binding protein, which translates to MAVSLTVNGDERSLNIEGDTPLLWVLRDELGLKGTKFGCGAGLCGACTVHLNGQPVRSCSTPVEMAAGGEVVTIEGLTDGDRLHALQEAWIEHGVPQCGYCQSGQIMSAAHLLANNSTPSRDEIVAAMTGNLCRCGTYSRIIAAVESVAGSESSGGSQKGGA; encoded by the coding sequence ATGGCCGTGAGCCTGACAGTTAACGGCGACGAGCGGTCGCTGAACATTGAGGGCGATACGCCGCTTTTGTGGGTATTGCGTGATGAGCTGGGGCTCAAGGGCACTAAATTCGGTTGCGGTGCCGGCCTTTGCGGCGCGTGCACGGTGCACCTGAACGGGCAGCCTGTACGCTCCTGTTCCACGCCCGTTGAAATGGCCGCCGGCGGCGAGGTCGTCACGATCGAAGGGCTGACTGATGGCGATCGGCTTCATGCCCTTCAGGAGGCCTGGATAGAACACGGTGTTCCCCAGTGCGGTTACTGCCAGTCCGGCCAGATTATGAGTGCAGCTCACTTGCTGGCGAACAACTCCACCCCCTCACGGGACGAAATCGTCGCCGCCATGACGGGTAACCTTTGCCGATGCGGGACCTACTCGCGGATTATTGCAGCCGTAGAATCCGTCGCTGGCTCTGAGTCTTCAGGCGGCTCTCAGAAAGGGGGCGCGTAA
- a CDS encoding DUF2069 domain-containing protein, translating into MLNNPKARATLRATAALYIGVLATLLITTFYPAPVEGVSITLMLAVKLLPLLPFAIPVFRGHNRGYIWMSFVVIFYFTQAVVSAWLSEGATGPVILTVLTFLLFTVAMIHLKVNRPVANGNTP; encoded by the coding sequence ATGCTGAACAACCCGAAGGCCCGCGCCACCTTGCGTGCAACAGCCGCGCTCTACATCGGCGTGCTTGCCACCCTGCTGATCACAACTTTCTACCCGGCACCCGTCGAGGGCGTTTCAATAACGTTGATGCTGGCGGTGAAACTGCTTCCGCTTCTGCCCTTTGCGATTCCGGTATTTCGGGGCCACAATCGGGGCTATATCTGGATGTCGTTCGTGGTGATCTTTTACTTCACCCAGGCCGTCGTATCTGCCTGGCTGAGTGAAGGTGCTACGGGACCGGTCATTCTGACGGTACTGACCTTCCTGTTGTTCACTGTTGCCATGATTCACCTCAAAGTGAACCGGCCAGTGGCGAATGGAAATACACCCTGA
- a CDS encoding GspE/PulE family protein, translating to MAETSNSGTVPRPPAPPRSTLTLRDVCTALVTSGEISQEDAERVLSANLGAATGDGQKGKRHPLELVAIAALTSQKSGRTLDLDRLTHWLADWAGQPYYHIDPLKIDTPAIARVMSYAFAQRHGILAVEIGAEEVLIASTEPFKNDWVQNLQQAVRKDIRRVVANPEDIRRYTVEFYQLANSVSKASGGQGPGVAGNQNFEQLLDLGASEHPDANDQHVVKIVDWLLQYAFDQRASDIHIEPRRTVTQVRFRIDGVLHNVYEFPEHVGVAVTSRLKILGRLNVAEKRRPQDGRIKTRKPDNREVELRLATMPTAFGEKMVMRIFDPDVLLKSYEQLGFGKEDRQRWQEITSRPHGIVLVTGPTGSGKTTTLYSTLKQIASSELNVCTIEDPIEMVEPAFNQMQVQTNIDLTFAAGVRALLRQDPDIIMIGEIRDLETAEMAVQAALTGHLVLSTLHTNDAPSAITRMMELGIPPYLIRATVLGVMAQRLARTLCPHCKAPGPADEQAWQTLTRPWKAPVPKQFYQPVGCLECRNTGYLGRAGVYEIMTLSGSLLRQITDRCELEQLRLDAYKEGMKSLRLSGAQKVAAGQTTVEEILRVTPESQR from the coding sequence ATGGCTGAAACAAGCAACTCCGGAACCGTGCCGAGGCCACCCGCGCCGCCCAGAAGCACCCTGACCCTGAGAGATGTTTGCACCGCACTTGTCACCAGCGGGGAAATCAGCCAGGAAGACGCAGAACGGGTACTCTCGGCCAATCTTGGCGCGGCCACCGGCGATGGACAGAAGGGCAAGCGCCATCCACTGGAACTGGTGGCCATTGCCGCACTGACCAGCCAGAAAAGTGGTCGCACACTTGATCTGGACCGGCTGACCCATTGGCTGGCAGATTGGGCCGGGCAACCTTACTACCACATTGATCCTTTGAAGATCGACACGCCTGCCATTGCCCGGGTGATGTCCTATGCCTTTGCCCAACGCCACGGCATTCTGGCGGTAGAGATCGGCGCAGAAGAGGTACTGATCGCCAGCACAGAGCCCTTCAAGAACGACTGGGTCCAAAACCTCCAACAGGCGGTTCGAAAGGATATCCGTCGAGTTGTTGCCAACCCCGAGGATATCCGCCGGTATACCGTGGAGTTCTATCAGCTTGCCAACTCCGTCAGCAAGGCCAGTGGCGGCCAGGGCCCCGGTGTGGCAGGAAACCAGAATTTCGAACAGTTACTGGACCTTGGCGCCAGCGAACACCCGGATGCCAATGACCAGCACGTGGTCAAGATCGTCGACTGGCTGCTGCAGTATGCCTTTGACCAGCGCGCCTCAGACATCCACATAGAGCCCCGCCGCACAGTCACGCAGGTGCGGTTCCGGATCGACGGCGTGCTCCACAACGTCTATGAATTCCCGGAACACGTGGGCGTGGCGGTTACCAGTCGGCTGAAGATTCTTGGTCGCCTGAACGTGGCCGAGAAACGCCGCCCCCAGGACGGTCGCATCAAGACCCGCAAGCCCGATAACCGCGAGGTCGAACTGCGCCTGGCCACCATGCCGACCGCCTTTGGCGAAAAGATGGTCATGCGGATCTTTGATCCGGACGTGCTCCTGAAGTCCTATGAGCAGCTGGGATTCGGCAAGGAAGATCGCCAGCGATGGCAGGAAATCACCTCCCGCCCCCACGGTATTGTTCTGGTGACCGGACCAACCGGGTCTGGCAAGACCACAACCCTGTACTCGACCCTGAAACAGATTGCGTCATCCGAGCTCAACGTCTGCACCATCGAGGATCCCATCGAAATGGTGGAGCCGGCGTTCAACCAGATGCAGGTCCAGACCAACATCGACCTGACCTTCGCGGCGGGCGTGCGGGCCCTGCTGCGGCAGGATCCGGATATCATCATGATCGGCGAGATCCGCGATCTGGAAACGGCGGAAATGGCGGTTCAGGCTGCCCTCACCGGCCACCTGGTGCTCTCGACCCTACACACCAACGACGCGCCGAGCGCGATTACCCGGATGATGGAACTGGGTATCCCACCGTACCTGATTCGGGCCACGGTACTGGGTGTGATGGCGCAACGGCTTGCCCGAACCCTCTGCCCCCATTGCAAAGCGCCGGGCCCTGCCGACGAGCAGGCCTGGCAGACCCTGACCCGGCCCTGGAAAGCGCCGGTTCCCAAGCAGTTCTACCAGCCCGTGGGCTGCCTGGAGTGCCGGAACACCGGGTATCTTGGCCGGGCCGGAGTTTATGAAATCATGACGCTCTCAGGCTCTTTACTTCGACAGATCACCGATCGCTGCGAGCTGGAACAGCTCAGGCTGGATGCCTATAAGGAAGGCATGAAATCCCTGCGCCTGAGTGGCGCCCAGAAAGTGGCTGCAGGCCAGACAACGGTGGAGGAAATTCTGAGGGTGACGCCGGAAAGCCAGCGCTGA
- the mtnC gene encoding acireductone synthase, translated as MIRVVLTDIEGTTSSISFVHDVLFPYASEHLPGFVRDRHQDTPAVSEQLDAVAEASGIAREDIDGLIEVLKTWIKEDRKETSLKALQGMVWEQGYQQGELKGHIYADAADYLQRWHDRGLRLFVYSSGSVKAQKLIFGFTTEGDFTPFFSGYFDTRIGGKKEAASYRNILSELGVEASTVLFLSDVEAELEAAEEAGMQTAWLVREGDLPETERFVARDFAEVDTLLQKR; from the coding sequence ATGATCCGGGTTGTGCTGACGGACATCGAAGGGACCACCAGCTCGATCTCGTTTGTGCACGATGTCCTTTTCCCCTACGCGAGCGAACACCTGCCGGGATTTGTCCGCGATCGGCATCAGGACACGCCTGCGGTGTCCGAGCAGCTGGACGCAGTGGCGGAGGCGTCAGGTATTGCTCGTGAGGATATTGATGGCCTGATTGAAGTTCTAAAGACCTGGATCAAAGAGGATCGCAAGGAAACGTCCCTGAAGGCGCTGCAGGGCATGGTCTGGGAACAGGGATACCAGCAGGGAGAGCTGAAGGGCCATATCTACGCCGATGCAGCCGATTACCTGCAGCGCTGGCATGATCGGGGGCTGCGTTTGTTCGTATATTCCTCAGGATCGGTCAAGGCCCAGAAGCTGATTTTCGGTTTCACCACGGAGGGCGACTTTACGCCATTCTTCTCTGGTTACTTCGATACTCGTATCGGTGGCAAGAAAGAGGCCGCTTCATACCGCAATATCTTGTCTGAATTGGGCGTTGAGGCGTCCACGGTGCTGTTCCTTTCAGACGTGGAGGCCGAACTCGAGGCAGCCGAGGAAGCCGGTATGCAAACCGCCTGGCTTGTTCGCGAGGGGGATCTGCCGGAGACAGAACGTTTTGTTGCGCGTGATTTTGCGGAGGTGGATACCCTGCTGCAAAAGCGCTAG